The Octadecabacter arcticus 238 genome contains a region encoding:
- a CDS encoding IS630 family transposase: protein MSKQYKTVSLSDEQRIALEALCRRRKVDALVWRRARAFLLLDAGEDAGTVCRILDIGPTVLTEWRFAFAGVGLSFFGLKDYSQRQGHLSVVQEQAVRAHFTAQPARNADEVCAYVLAECDQNYSTSGAAKLMRRLGFAYKKPQLLPAQADEAKQAAFIAKYEALMNGLAADEMVVFSDAVHPEHQSRPAHGWFPKGQKTALKATSGRKRLNIQGALDLETFQVTFVEGEKINAQTTRQMLEKLERNNQTKTAIHVFVDNARYHHAKILQPWLDSPERRVKLHFLPAYAPHLNPIERLWGVMHKWVTHNRHYATFNQFTEAIFDFFRKTLPEKWPESRDTVTDNFRVISLKEYKVI from the coding sequence ATGAGCAAGCAATACAAAACAGTCTCCTTATCCGACGAGCAGCGCATAGCACTTGAAGCGCTTTGCCGCCGCCGCAAAGTTGACGCCCTTGTTTGGAGACGGGCGCGCGCGTTTCTTCTTTTGGACGCAGGAGAAGACGCCGGAACGGTTTGCCGGATTTTGGATATTGGCCCGACAGTTTTGACGGAGTGGCGATTTGCCTTTGCCGGTGTGGGACTATCGTTTTTCGGTCTGAAGGACTACAGCCAGCGTCAGGGTCATTTGTCCGTCGTGCAAGAGCAGGCGGTGAGAGCCCATTTCACCGCGCAGCCTGCCCGCAATGCCGATGAGGTCTGTGCCTATGTTCTAGCCGAGTGCGACCAAAACTACAGCACGTCGGGAGCCGCCAAGCTGATGCGCCGCCTGGGGTTCGCGTATAAGAAACCACAATTGCTGCCTGCACAGGCCGATGAAGCCAAGCAGGCTGCGTTTATTGCCAAATATGAGGCCCTGATGAACGGGTTGGCCGCAGATGAGATGGTTGTCTTTTCGGACGCTGTCCACCCCGAACACCAGAGCCGCCCCGCCCATGGTTGGTTCCCCAAGGGACAAAAGACGGCCCTGAAGGCGACATCAGGGCGCAAGCGGCTCAACATTCAGGGCGCGCTTGACCTTGAGACTTTCCAGGTCACCTTTGTGGAAGGCGAGAAGATCAATGCCCAGACAACCCGACAGATGCTGGAAAAGTTGGAACGCAACAACCAAACCAAGACGGCCATCCACGTCTTTGTCGACAATGCCCGCTATCATCATGCCAAGATACTACAGCCATGGCTGGACAGCCCAGAACGTCGGGTGAAGTTGCATTTCTTGCCAGCATATGCCCCGCACCTCAACCCGATCGAGCGTCTTTGGGGTGTTATGCACAAATGGGTCACCCACAATCGGCACTATGCAACGTTCAACCAATTCACAGAGGCCATTTTCGACTTCTTCCGCAAGACCCTGCCAGAAAAATGGCCAGAGTCCCGCGACACCGTCACCGACAACTTCCGCGTCATATCGCTCAAGGAATACAAAGTGATTTGA
- a CDS encoding AAA family ATPase — translation MTFMNMEKIGVAPKLKAAHFELPRAEALKAAFGKCVEEYYLSRQIEDLEVRGLVVTGHSRVGKSLELKKLRREFNESGTLMPDGRPAKIVSCVLSGRVTFKDLGTKTLLALGYDLQRNRTQEYIWERVLDQAQEQGVIGIQNDECQHVFGDNAKSNKVFLDSFKTMMKEPRWPMVMILSGVHTLTGYIQSYEQLYELVDHVHFKTIKFGRDKNLLNRLVFAFADEANIEVEHLVTPDFLARLDHAYSSRWGLVIELLIDTLVTARMGAKPI, via the coding sequence ATGACATTTATGAATATGGAAAAGATTGGCGTCGCACCAAAATTGAAGGCCGCGCATTTTGAACTGCCACGTGCAGAGGCACTGAAAGCTGCATTCGGAAAATGTGTTGAAGAGTATTATCTGAGCCGACAGATTGAGGATCTCGAAGTGCGTGGTTTGGTCGTTACGGGGCATTCAAGGGTTGGAAAGTCTCTGGAACTGAAGAAACTACGGCGAGAGTTCAATGAAAGTGGCACCCTCATGCCAGATGGACGACCAGCGAAGATCGTCAGCTGTGTTCTGTCTGGTCGTGTTACTTTCAAAGACCTCGGGACAAAGACTCTTTTGGCGCTTGGCTACGACCTTCAAAGAAACAGAACACAGGAATATATCTGGGAACGCGTGCTCGATCAGGCTCAAGAGCAAGGTGTGATCGGTATTCAAAATGACGAATGCCAACATGTGTTTGGCGACAATGCAAAGTCAAACAAGGTATTTCTGGACAGCTTCAAGACGATGATGAAAGAGCCGCGGTGGCCGATGGTGATGATCCTTTCTGGTGTGCATACACTGACCGGATATATTCAGTCCTACGAGCAGCTTTACGAACTTGTTGATCATGTCCATTTCAAAACGATTAAGTTTGGGCGCGATAAAAACTTGCTTAATCGGCTCGTGTTCGCATTTGCTGATGAAGCAAATATTGAGGTTGAGCATCTTGTTACACCGGATTTTCTGGCACGACTGGACCACGCCTACTCCAGCCGCTGGGGACTGGTGATCGAGCTTTTGATTGACACGCTTGTGACCGCGAGAATGGGGGCAAAACCCATCTGA
- a CDS encoding phosphomannomutase has protein sequence MAPKFGTSGLRGLVIELTESLVADYTRAFLAACNCNVTLYVGRDLRPSSPDIADAVMSVARAEGVAVVDCGALPTPALALASMQTNAGAVMVTGSHIPADRNGLKFYVPGGEITKVDEQAIIAHLGRPVADETGTLKTAPDVIDTYERRYTDAFGADALHGLRVGVYQHSAVGRDVIVRVVQALGAQPVTLGRSDVFIPVDTEALDLDTRDLLAGWCKDYGLDAIISTDGDSDRPMLADHTGAIVVGDVLGVLTARYLGADVICTPVSSNSMVLQMVDFKQIKLTRIGSPFVIAAMEDVLALDPAAKVAGYEANGGFLLGFTAQMQHAPLAPLMTRNSLLPMIAPLVAAGRNGCAVADLVADLPRVFTAAGRLQGIAPQVSEPFLDRLTTDPMVRTAFFDVGGGETRIDTTDGLRVTFVGGDVIHLRPSGNAPEFRCYAEAGSAGKAADLVARHLVRLDDILR, from the coding sequence ATGGCGCCCAAATTCGGAACCAGCGGCCTGCGCGGCCTTGTAATCGAGCTGACCGAAAGCCTGGTCGCGGATTATACCCGCGCCTTTCTGGCGGCGTGCAATTGTAATGTGACGCTTTATGTCGGGCGTGATCTGCGCCCTTCGTCGCCTGATATCGCCGATGCTGTGATGTCGGTGGCGCGTGCCGAAGGCGTCGCGGTCGTCGATTGTGGCGCGTTGCCGACACCTGCGCTGGCGCTGGCGTCGATGCAGACAAACGCGGGGGCGGTGATGGTCACCGGCAGCCATATTCCCGCAGACCGCAACGGGCTGAAATTCTATGTGCCGGGTGGCGAAATCACCAAGGTGGATGAACAGGCGATTATCGCGCATTTGGGGCGTCCTGTGGCGGACGAGACAGGCACCTTGAAGACCGCGCCGGACGTTATCGACACTTATGAACGCCGCTACACAGATGCCTTCGGTGCGGATGCGCTGCACGGGTTGCGCGTCGGGGTTTATCAACACAGCGCCGTTGGTCGTGATGTTATAGTGCGTGTGGTGCAGGCGCTGGGGGCGCAGCCGGTCACGCTTGGGCGCTCTGATGTGTTCATTCCCGTTGATACCGAAGCGCTTGATCTTGACACGCGCGACCTGCTGGCGGGGTGGTGTAAGGACTATGGCCTTGATGCGATCATATCCACGGACGGCGATTCAGACCGCCCAATGCTAGCGGATCACACGGGCGCCATCGTCGTGGGCGATGTTCTGGGCGTGCTGACCGCACGGTATCTCGGCGCGGACGTGATCTGCACGCCAGTGTCGTCCAATTCGATGGTGTTGCAAATGGTGGATTTCAAGCAGATCAAGCTGACCCGCATCGGCTCGCCCTTTGTGATTGCGGCGATGGAGGATGTTCTGGCCTTGGACCCTGCCGCAAAGGTCGCAGGATATGAGGCGAACGGTGGGTTTCTGCTGGGGTTCACCGCGCAGATGCAACATGCCCCGCTCGCGCCGCTGATGACCCGCAACAGCTTATTGCCGATGATCGCGCCGTTGGTTGCTGCCGGCCGGAACGGGTGCGCCGTAGCGGATCTGGTCGCCGACCTGCCGCGTGTGTTCACCGCGGCCGGCCGACTGCAGGGCATCGCGCCGCAGGTCAGTGAACCTTTCCTTGACCGCCTGACAACAGACCCAATGGTGCGTACCGCGTTTTTTGACGTCGGTGGTGGTGAAACGAGAATCGACACCACCGACGGCCTGCGCGTGACGTTTGTCGGCGGCGACGTAATCCACCTGCGTCCGTCCGGCAATGCACCTGAATTCAGATGCTACGCTGAAGCAGGAAGTGCTGGGAAAGCCGCTGATCTGGTGGCGCGTCATCTGGTGCGCCTCGATGATATTTTGCGTTGA
- a CDS encoding sulfotransferase family 2 domain-containing protein, with product MPIVKISGKIVYFAHVPKCAGTAMEIYLTKAFGTLAFRDTKFHARTPGTRWTKGSPQHVDANAISTLFPSEFFDESFAVVRSPVTRLVSAFRFQRDVEALIGPDVTLAEWLTRVHRTRNRAPWQFDNHTRLMDDIVPQSARIFRLEDGLDAVVPRLQDIAGAEYSLPQTITPHNVTDKRLVFERKAIRPSSQRKMKSR from the coding sequence ATGCCAATCGTGAAAATATCGGGAAAAATTGTCTATTTTGCCCACGTCCCCAAATGTGCCGGGACTGCGATGGAGATTTACCTGACCAAAGCATTTGGCACCTTGGCGTTTCGCGACACAAAATTCCATGCCCGTACGCCCGGCACACGCTGGACGAAAGGCTCTCCGCAGCATGTTGATGCCAACGCCATATCGACACTCTTTCCGTCTGAATTCTTTGATGAAAGCTTTGCAGTGGTACGCAGTCCCGTGACACGCCTCGTGTCAGCATTCCGCTTTCAACGCGATGTCGAAGCCTTAATCGGTCCCGATGTTACCCTCGCAGAGTGGCTGACGCGTGTCCATCGCACACGAAATCGCGCGCCCTGGCAGTTTGATAACCACACCCGTTTGATGGATGATATCGTGCCGCAGAGCGCACGTATCTTTCGACTGGAAGACGGACTCGATGCGGTTGTGCCACGGCTTCAAGACATTGCCGGTGCTGAATATTCACTGCCGCAGACTATCACGCCACACAACGTGACGGACAAACGGCTTGTCTTTGAAAGAAAGGCGATACGCCCGTCAT